In one Neobacillus sp. WH10 genomic region, the following are encoded:
- a CDS encoding acetolactate synthase large subunit produces the protein MIMKIWQRIGVIETIHVEAEMKATDLVVSCLENEGVEYVFGIIGKEVIDLGDSLSASEKITYIPVRHEQGAAFMADVYGRISGKPGVCLATLGPGAANLLTGIASANLDHSPVIALTGQKGLDQQHKNTHQYIDIQKVFESVSKWSIQIKAANTIPEIIRKSFRMATEEKTGTVVIELPENIAAENVITKPLAVKSLPKSVPASEAIKLAAQVLNQSARPFIIVGNGVIRQDAVLEVQSFIEQLGSPIATSFMAKGILPKDHPQNFYTFGFMEKDYVLRGFEEADLLIVIGFDMVEKLPSEWNKKKVPVIHIAATVADIDEYYPVHVELVGNLKETLPLFLANNLKAKPWQPSGGLKSRIEESYSIVEKGNTDSSLTIETLLHVLERVQTKQTIVISDVGSHKVTIARTYQPKHTKQLIISNGFASMGISIPGAIGAKLAAPEKTVICVTGDGGALMNFSELETAKRLGVSFVIILLNDSMLKLEVDTMRKEFGDSFGVTFTNPDFVKLAESYGARGMKATNLDEFEAMLIEAMNSQGEIVLIDTIVQ, from the coding sequence ATGATTATGAAAATTTGGCAAAGAATAGGGGTAATAGAAACTATTCATGTGGAGGCAGAAATGAAAGCAACAGATTTAGTCGTGAGTTGTTTAGAAAATGAAGGCGTGGAATACGTTTTTGGGATAATTGGGAAAGAAGTGATTGATTTAGGCGATTCGTTGTCCGCTTCAGAAAAAATTACTTATATTCCTGTACGCCATGAGCAAGGGGCGGCATTCATGGCGGATGTTTATGGCCGTATCTCCGGAAAACCAGGAGTTTGTCTGGCAACGCTTGGACCTGGGGCAGCAAATCTATTAACAGGAATAGCAAGTGCAAATTTAGATCATTCACCAGTCATCGCTTTAACCGGTCAAAAAGGGTTAGATCAACAGCACAAAAATACTCATCAGTATATTGATATCCAAAAGGTCTTCGAATCTGTATCGAAATGGTCTATACAAATAAAAGCAGCAAATACAATTCCTGAAATCATCAGAAAATCTTTTCGAATGGCAACTGAAGAAAAAACAGGAACTGTGGTGATTGAATTACCTGAAAATATTGCTGCCGAAAATGTGATTACAAAGCCATTAGCCGTTAAAAGCCTGCCAAAAAGTGTGCCAGCTTCTGAAGCAATAAAGCTGGCCGCTCAAGTACTTAACCAAAGCGCCCGTCCCTTTATCATTGTCGGAAATGGAGTAATCCGCCAAGATGCTGTCTTGGAAGTTCAGTCATTTATTGAGCAGCTAGGATCGCCGATTGCAACAAGCTTTATGGCCAAAGGTATTTTACCTAAAGATCACCCGCAAAATTTTTACACATTTGGGTTTATGGAAAAAGACTATGTCCTTCGGGGATTTGAGGAAGCAGATTTACTCATCGTAATTGGTTTCGATATGGTCGAAAAGCTTCCGTCGGAATGGAATAAGAAAAAAGTGCCGGTTATCCATATTGCAGCAACAGTAGCAGATATTGATGAATATTATCCCGTTCATGTTGAGTTAGTAGGCAACCTTAAAGAAACACTGCCCCTTTTTCTAGCCAATAACCTAAAAGCAAAACCTTGGCAGCCCTCGGGAGGATTAAAGAGTCGTATTGAAGAGTCCTATTCAATTGTTGAAAAAGGAAATACAGATTCTTCTTTAACAATTGAAACACTCTTACATGTACTTGAAAGAGTTCAGACTAAGCAAACAATCGTTATTTCAGATGTAGGTTCACATAAAGTTACGATTGCAAGAACCTATCAACCAAAGCATACGAAACAACTAATTATTTCAAATGGTTTTGCCTCCATGGGCATTTCTATCCCAGGTGCAATCGGGGCAAAATTAGCTGCTCCTGAAAAAACAGTCATTTGTGTTACCGGGGATGGTGGGGCATTAATGAATTTTTCTGAACTAGAAACCGCCAAAAGGCTGGGAGTGTCTTTTGTCATCATCTTATTGAATGATTCGATGCTGAAGCTCGAAGTCGATACAATGAGGAAAGAGTTTGGCGATAGTTTCGGGGTTACTTTTACCAATCCGGATTTTGTTAAGTTAGCAGAAAGCTACGGAGCGAGAGGAATGAAAGCAACTAACTTGGATGAATTTGAAGCAATGTTAATAGAAGCAATGAATTCGCAAGGTGAAATTGTGCTGATTGATACCATAGTGCAATGA
- a CDS encoding DUF2935 domain-containing protein, with protein MVQQQGFSGIDNQMLIAPETFAAPPESLTEQMFIERSLTENKFWLRIMKEHSYFLGEGFNRKDKHLIQQTDRFYHYFEEQEKRAYQTPNNVTAVRKLNEDSIQLVLGLRNFKRNLLILIVNCKVMGFNFPLLVDHIAREAEYFMRTLKKFNEGILDPIQDAIIKENVFWLRIMMEHSRFIASLLDQSERNLVRAALKFGDDFEILLNQARDVESMLYKKSPTYPIIGKLNKDSENAAQEIRAFKQAGLDFIKNCQIKNVIDPLLADHVVREADHFLQMVRILEERLKVKQQEQQRI; from the coding sequence ATGGTACAGCAACAAGGATTTAGCGGAATCGATAATCAAATGTTAATTGCCCCAGAAACGTTTGCAGCACCTCCCGAATCATTAACAGAGCAAATGTTTATTGAACGTTCGTTAACAGAGAATAAATTTTGGCTGCGGATCATGAAAGAACATTCCTATTTTTTAGGTGAAGGCTTTAATCGGAAGGACAAACATCTTATTCAACAAACTGATCGTTTTTATCATTATTTTGAGGAGCAGGAGAAAAGAGCATACCAAACCCCTAATAATGTAACGGCTGTCCGTAAGTTAAATGAAGATTCAATTCAACTCGTCCTTGGTTTACGGAATTTCAAACGTAATCTGCTCATCTTGATCGTCAATTGTAAGGTCATGGGCTTTAACTTCCCGCTTCTTGTTGACCATATTGCCCGTGAAGCCGAGTACTTTATGAGAACGTTGAAAAAATTTAATGAGGGGATTTTAGATCCAATTCAAGATGCAATTATCAAGGAAAATGTCTTTTGGCTGAGGATTATGATGGAGCATTCACGTTTCATCGCCTCATTGCTTGACCAATCGGAACGAAATTTAGTTAGAGCAGCACTAAAATTTGGTGATGATTTCGAAATTCTTCTTAACCAGGCAAGAGACGTGGAATCGATGTTATATAAGAAAAGCCCAACCTATCCAATAATCGGCAAGCTTAATAAAGACAGTGAAAATGCCGCACAAGAAATACGTGCCTTTAAGCAGGCAGGGTTAGATTTCATCAAAAATTGCCAAATCAAAAATGTTATTGACCCATTGTTAGCAGATCATGTCGTGAGGGAAGCAGATCATTTCCTGCAAATGGTTCGTATACTGGAGGAAAGGTTAAAAGTGAAGCAGCAAGAACAACAAAGAATATAA